The following proteins are encoded in a genomic region of Mycoplasmopsis columbinasalis:
- a CDS encoding iron-sulfur cluster assembly scaffold protein translates to MIFLLFNQNQKREIIMKHYLEPKFKVSNDVKFKNETKKYGESCGDFLVIEPHFDQNKLVDIKFKGEGCAFFIASTDILCDWLLNNTFEQYTNKIAIYEKLLTGKTLSDEEQNLLGELMVFDNVKLHHNRLNCCMMLPRLLIKKFEDAQN, encoded by the coding sequence GTGATTTTCTTGTTGTTTAATCAAAATCAAAAACGCGAAATCATAATGAAACATTATCTTGAGCCTAAGTTTAAAGTTAGCAACGATGTTAAATTTAAGAATGAAACCAAAAAATATGGTGAAAGTTGTGGCGACTTTTTGGTAATTGAACCTCATTTCGATCAAAATAAATTAGTTGATATCAAATTTAAAGGTGAAGGCTGTGCATTTTTTATTGCTTCGACTGATATTTTGTGCGACTGACTTTTAAATAATACATTTGAGCAATACACCAATAAAATAGCAATTTATGAAAAATTGCTCACAGGAAAAACACTCTCAGATGAAGAACAAAATTTACTCGGTGAATTAATGGTCTTTGATAATGTTAAATTACATCACAACCGCCTAAACTGTTGCATGATGTTACCACGTTTACTTATTAAAAAATTTGAAGATGCCCAAAACTAA
- a CDS encoding aminotransferase class V-fold PLP-dependent enzyme: MKSNNELKKFFPLLNQIVYFDSSAMMQKPFQVVEAGNDFYTKYAVSTRTSEATIGIKNKETIENLRSKVAKLLNAKSGDKIVFTSGATDSLNKIASMLEILIKKDDQILLSNYNHSSNIGPWILLANKVGAKVIFSENVENDINEKTKIVAFSQVTNTLEKHFDIQKIRTKLQRNQGLIINDAAQAIVSEPVDLQLSDVVVFSANKFYGPTGFGVLAMQKHLAEQLQPTFIGGGTLDAVEKDGEICINQGVMNMEPGTPNLGAIHMFDAAIDFFNEHLGYKKTKATLEEITKYLYNNLANIPNLQLYNSNDNHIVLFNIKGIPAQDVAHYLATKNIYVRAGAFCAQYLKNTRSEKSFVRISLAIYNDKTDCDALIAALKDGGDFLVV; encoded by the coding sequence ATGAAATCCAACAATGAATTGAAAAAGTTTTTTCCCTTACTAAATCAAATAGTATATTTTGATTCATCTGCAATGATGCAAAAACCCTTCCAAGTCGTTGAAGCTGGCAATGATTTTTATACCAAATATGCGGTAAGCACACGCACAAGTGAAGCAACAATTGGAATTAAAAATAAAGAAACTATTGAAAATTTGCGTTCAAAAGTTGCTAAATTACTTAATGCAAAATCAGGGGACAAAATAGTTTTTACTTCAGGCGCAACAGATTCTTTAAATAAAATCGCTTCAATGTTAGAAATTTTAATCAAAAAAGATGATCAAATTCTTTTATCAAATTACAACCATTCATCAAATATTGGTCCTTGAATTTTGCTTGCTAATAAAGTTGGCGCTAAAGTAATTTTTTCTGAAAACGTTGAAAACGACATTAATGAAAAGACAAAAATAGTTGCTTTTTCACAAGTAACAAACACATTAGAAAAGCATTTTGATATCCAAAAAATTAGAACTAAATTACAAAGAAATCAAGGTTTGATTATCAATGATGCTGCTCAAGCGATTGTAAGTGAACCGGTTGATTTACAACTTAGTGATGTTGTAGTTTTTAGCGCAAATAAATTTTACGGACCAACAGGTTTCGGAGTTTTAGCAATGCAAAAACATTTAGCTGAACAATTGCAACCAACTTTTATTGGTGGTGGCACTCTTGATGCAGTAGAAAAAGATGGAGAAATTTGTATTAATCAAGGTGTAATGAATATGGAGCCTGGAACTCCAAATCTCGGTGCCATTCATATGTTTGATGCAGCAATTGATTTTTTTAACGAACATTTAGGTTACAAAAAAACCAAAGCAACTCTTGAAGAAATTACTAAATATTTGTACAACAATTTAGCAAATATACCTAATTTACAGTTATATAACTCAAATGATAATCATATTGTTCTTTTTAATATTAAAGGAATTCCAGCTCAAGATGTTGCTCACTATTTAGCAACAAAAAACATTTATGTTCGTGCTGGAGCTTTTTGCGCTCAATATCTTAAAAATACCAGAAGTGAAAAAAGTTTTGTTCGCATTTCACTTGCAATTTATAATGACAAAACAGATTGTGACGCTTTAATAGCTGCTCTTAAGGATGGAGGTGATTTTCTTGTTGTTTAA